The following proteins are co-located in the Escherichia fergusonii ATCC 35469 genome:
- a CDS encoding YfeC-like transcriptional regulator: MKILRSKMTTRELADFTGMANQTINRWIREKKWKTERFPGVKGGRARLVVIDHEVKEFLYGVPEVRKRLSLSLEEEPRADYTPQVHSQPFRQILDAVEKMSPVEQEKLALFLAREGIRNFLARLDIDESA, translated from the coding sequence ATGAAAATATTACGCAGCAAAATGACCACCAGGGAACTGGCTGATTTTACAGGGATGGCTAATCAGACCATTAATCGTTGGATCCGGGAGAAGAAATGGAAAACGGAAAGATTTCCGGGGGTTAAAGGTGGACGAGCGAGACTCGTAGTGATTGATCATGAGGTAAAAGAATTTCTTTACGGCGTTCCGGAAGTGCGAAAACGTTTATCACTTTCACTTGAAGAAGAGCCGCGTGCGGACTACACGCCTCAAGTGCACAGCCAGCCCTTCAGACAAATTCTGGATGCAGTGGAAAAGATGTCGCCAGTGGAACAAGAAAAACTTGCTTTGTTCCTTGCTCGTGAAGGGATTCGCAATTTTCTCGCCCGGCTTGATATTGACGAATCAGCGTAA
- a CDS encoding sensor domain-containing phosphodiesterase, with amino-acid sequence MPMKYNMIKNIKIFLLAFTLTVIFIQFSRFISPTAIINNCYIFLAWMPLCVMLGVICLFGKRAILPVFIGMFITNQYNFNLPLPQSIAVIICQTLAPFACCAILRWQLGPRWRFGLTKHNVWARIFWFGFVAPVGIKTCMFIAGDIFAFPVAISTFFDNTDPIFTVVDMLSLIGAVLIFNMFFYYLMRMVVNLHYARALWCRDIAPALHRRNRLFTLTWLTAVSSLLIIMCSPYENGYIAGYLVPVFFIIFNMGVGRLKYPFLNIVWAISVLFLLGYNRNFLHGVVSEYSLAFILSVLISFSICLLYMVRIFQRSEWLKRRWHLQALTDPLTNLPNLRALEQFVQHETGVSICCLRLDNLEFLSRHYGIQMRVYSKRIVYRALLPLLHEQEKVFQLPGSELLLVLKGSEIKARLQHMVDVLSSRKIYWSNTGLDIEYGASWGVYDGNPETLPTLLGQLSWLAEQAHVNRCVMGITDNHEAGSGQITESVLLLHKVRIALERGDILLHAQPIRDARGEGYDEILTRLKSDDGIITPDKFIPLIAQFNLSARFDLLVVESLLRWIATHPTDKTGPRFSVNLMPLTLLQPEIAARIVRLFKRYNISPETVIIEITEEQAFSNAEISMHNIELLHNSGFKIAIDDFGTGYANYERLKRLNAEIIKIDGVFIREIMTDSLDKMIVKSITDLAKAKSLSVVAEFVETEEQKELLFSLGVNYLQGYLIGKPQPLGK; translated from the coding sequence ATGCCCATGAAGTATAACATGATAAAAAATATCAAGATTTTTTTGTTGGCGTTTACGCTCACTGTGATATTTATCCAGTTTTCTCGCTTTATTTCCCCTACAGCCATCATCAATAATTGTTATATCTTCCTCGCCTGGATGCCGCTTTGCGTCATGTTGGGGGTCATCTGCCTTTTTGGTAAACGCGCTATTCTTCCCGTTTTTATCGGGATGTTTATCACCAACCAGTATAATTTCAACTTACCTCTACCGCAGTCTATAGCGGTTATTATTTGTCAGACTCTTGCACCCTTCGCTTGTTGTGCCATTCTTCGCTGGCAACTTGGCCCTCGATGGCGTTTTGGCTTAACGAAGCATAATGTGTGGGCACGCATTTTCTGGTTCGGTTTCGTCGCGCCGGTGGGGATCAAAACCTGCATGTTTATTGCAGGAGATATTTTTGCCTTCCCGGTCGCCATCTCTACCTTCTTTGATAATACCGATCCCATATTCACGGTGGTTGATATGTTGAGCCTGATTGGCGCAGTGCTGATTTTCAACATGTTCTTTTATTATCTGATGCGAATGGTGGTGAATCTCCATTATGCGCGTGCCCTCTGGTGCAGAGACATTGCTCCGGCACTGCACAGAAGAAATCGTCTTTTCACACTTACCTGGCTGACAGCGGTCTCATCATTGCTGATCATCATGTGTAGCCCCTATGAAAATGGCTATATAGCAGGTTATCTGGTGCCTGTATTTTTCATTATTTTTAATATGGGCGTGGGGCGGTTAAAGTACCCGTTTCTGAATATAGTCTGGGCGATTTCAGTTCTGTTCTTACTCGGTTATAACCGTAATTTTCTCCATGGTGTCGTCTCTGAGTATTCGCTGGCATTTATTCTTTCTGTACTGATTTCGTTCAGTATTTGCTTACTGTATATGGTCCGCATTTTTCAACGTAGCGAATGGCTTAAACGTCGTTGGCACTTGCAGGCGCTCACTGATCCACTGACCAATTTACCCAATTTACGTGCACTTGAGCAGTTCGTACAGCATGAAACAGGGGTTTCCATCTGCTGCTTACGCCTTGATAACCTTGAATTTCTAAGTCGGCATTATGGCATTCAGATGCGAGTTTACAGTAAGCGAATTGTTTATCGTGCATTACTGCCGTTATTGCACGAACAGGAGAAAGTGTTTCAGCTACCGGGAAGTGAGTTGTTATTGGTACTCAAAGGGTCTGAGATAAAAGCGCGATTGCAGCATATGGTGGATGTGCTTAGCAGCCGTAAGATTTACTGGAGTAATACCGGCCTGGACATTGAATATGGCGCCTCCTGGGGCGTGTATGATGGCAATCCTGAAACATTACCTACGCTGTTGGGGCAATTAAGCTGGCTGGCTGAGCAAGCACATGTTAATCGCTGCGTAATGGGTATCACAGATAACCACGAGGCGGGATCTGGCCAGATTACTGAAAGTGTTTTATTGTTGCATAAAGTGCGTATAGCGCTTGAGCGTGGTGATATTCTTCTTCACGCGCAACCCATTCGTGACGCCAGGGGAGAGGGATACGATGAGATCCTGACGCGTTTAAAGAGTGACGATGGCATCATCACACCTGATAAATTCATTCCGCTGATCGCTCAATTTAACCTTAGTGCGCGTTTTGATTTATTAGTGGTGGAATCATTATTACGCTGGATTGCTACTCACCCGACAGACAAAACAGGGCCACGGTTTTCCGTTAATTTAATGCCACTGACGCTGTTACAACCTGAGATTGCCGCGCGTATTGTACGTTTATTTAAACGATATAATATTTCACCAGAAACAGTCATCATTGAAATTACTGAAGAGCAGGCTTTTTCCAATGCTGAAATAAGTATGCACAATATAGAGTTATTGCATAACAGCGGGTTTAAAATTGCTATTGATGATTTTGGTACAGGTTATGCAAATTACGAACGCCTGAAACGCTTGAATGCTGAGATAATTAAAATTGATGGTGTGTTTATTCGCGAGATTATGACCGATTCACTGGATAAAATGATTGTGAAATCGATTACTGATCTGGCAAAAGCAAAGTCACTCAGTGTGGTGGCTGAATTTGTCGAAACAGAAGAACAGAAAGAATTATTGTTTAGTCTGGGCGTCAACTATCTACAAGGCTATTTGATTGGCAAACCACAACCACTTGGCAAATAG
- the ypeC gene encoding DUF2502 domain-containing protein YpeC, with protein MFRSLFLAAALMAFTPLAANAGEITLLPSIKLQIGDRDHYGNYWDGGHWRDRDYWHRNYEWRKNRWWRHDNGYHRGWDKRKAYERGYREGWRDRDDHRGKGRGHGHRH; from the coding sequence ATGTTCAGGTCACTGTTTCTGGCGGCCGCCCTGATGGCATTTACCCCGCTTGCGGCAAACGCAGGTGAAATCACCCTACTGCCGTCAATCAAATTACAAATTGGCGATCGCGATCATTATGGTAATTACTGGGACGGTGGTCACTGGCGCGACCGTGACTACTGGCATCGCAATTATGAATGGCGTAAAAACCGCTGGTGGCGTCATGATAATGGCTACCACCGTGGCTGGGATAAGCGTAAAGCCTATGAGCGTGGCTATCGTGAAGGCTGGCGCGATCGTGATGATCATCGCGGAAAAGGCCGCGGACATGGGCATCGCCATTAA
- the nupC gene encoding nucleoside permease NupC, which produces MDRVLHFVLALAVVAILALLVSSDRKKIRIRYVIQLLVIEVLLAWFFLNSDVGLGFVKGFSEMFEKLLGFANEGTNFVFGSMNDQGLAFFFLKVLCPIVFISALIGILQHIRVLPVIIRAIGFLLSKVNGMGKLESFNAVSSLILGQSENFIAYKDILGKISRNRMYTMAATAMSTVSMSIVGAYMTMLEPKYVVAALVLNMFSTFIVLSLINPYRVDASEENIQMSNLHEGQSFFEMLGEYILAGFKVAIIVAAMLIGFIALIAALNALFATVTGWFGYSISFQGILGYIFYPVAWVMGVPSSEALQVGSIMATKLVSNEFVAMMDLQKIASTLSPRAEGIISVFLVSFANFSSIGIIAGAVKGLNEEQGNVVSRFGLKLVYGSTLVSVLSASIAALVL; this is translated from the coding sequence ATGGACCGCGTCCTTCATTTTGTACTGGCACTTGCCGTTGTTGCGATTCTCGCACTGCTGGTAAGCAGCGACCGCAAAAAAATTCGTATCCGTTATGTTATTCAACTGCTTGTTATCGAAGTGTTACTGGCGTGGTTCTTCCTGAACTCCGACGTTGGTTTAGGCTTCGTGAAAGGCTTCTCCGAAATGTTTGAGAAACTGCTCGGATTTGCCAACGAAGGGACTAACTTCGTCTTTGGTAGCATGAATGATCAAGGCCTGGCATTCTTCTTCCTGAAAGTGCTGTGCCCAATCGTCTTTATCTCTGCGCTGATTGGTATTCTCCAGCACATTCGCGTGTTGCCAGTGATTATCCGCGCAATTGGTTTCCTGCTCTCCAAAGTCAACGGTATGGGCAAACTGGAATCCTTTAACGCCGTCAGCTCTCTGATTCTGGGTCAGTCTGAAAACTTTATTGCCTATAAAGATATCCTCGGCAAAATCTCCCGCAATCGTATGTACACCATGGCAGCCACGGCGATGTCCACCGTGTCGATGTCCATCGTTGGTGCATACATGACCATGCTGGAGCCGAAATACGTCGTTGCGGCGCTGGTACTGAACATGTTCAGCACCTTTATCGTGCTGTCGCTGATCAACCCTTACCGTGTTGATGCCAGTGAAGAAAATATTCAGATGTCCAACCTGCACGAAGGTCAGAGCTTCTTCGAAATGTTGGGTGAATACATTCTGGCAGGTTTCAAAGTTGCCATTATCGTTGCCGCGATGCTGATCGGCTTTATCGCCCTGATCGCCGCGCTGAACGCACTGTTTGCCACCGTGACTGGCTGGTTTGGCTACAGCATCTCCTTCCAGGGCATCCTGGGCTACATCTTCTATCCGGTTGCTTGGGTGATGGGTGTTCCTTCCAGTGAAGCACTACAAGTGGGCAGTATTATGGCAACCAAACTGGTTTCCAACGAGTTCGTTGCGATGATGGATCTGCAGAAAATTGCTTCCACGCTCTCTCCGCGTGCGGAAGGCATCATCTCTGTGTTCCTGGTTTCCTTCGCTAACTTCTCTTCTATCGGGATTATCGCCGGGGCGGTTAAAGGCCTGAATGAAGAGCAAGGTAACGTAGTTTCTCGTTTCGGCCTGAAACTGGTTTACGGTTCCACGCTGGTGAGCGTACTGTCAGCTTCTATTGCCGCTCTGGTCTTGTAA
- the glk gene encoding glucokinase, with product MTKYALVGDVGGTNARLALCDIASGEISQAKTYSGLDYPSLEAVIRVYLEEHNVEVQDGCIAIACPITGDWVAMTNHTWAFSIAEMKKNLGFSHLEIINDFTAVSMAIPMLKKEHLIQFGGAEPVEGKPIAVYGAGTGLGVAHLVHVDKRWVSLPGEGGHVDFAPNSEEEGIILEILRAEIGHVSAERVLSGPGLVNLYRAIVKADNRLPENLKPKDITERALADSCTDCRRALSLFCVIMGRFGGNLALTLGTFGGVYIAGGIVPRFLEFFKASGFRAAFEDKGRFKEYVHDIPVYLIVHDNPGLLGSGAHLRQTLGHIL from the coding sequence ATGACAAAGTATGCATTAGTCGGTGATGTGGGCGGCACCAACGCACGTCTTGCTCTGTGTGATATTGCCAGTGGTGAAATCTCGCAGGCTAAGACCTATTCAGGGCTTGATTACCCGAGCCTCGAAGCGGTTATTCGCGTTTATCTTGAAGAACATAATGTCGAGGTGCAAGACGGCTGTATCGCCATCGCGTGCCCAATTACCGGTGACTGGGTGGCAATGACCAACCATACCTGGGCGTTCTCAATAGCCGAAATGAAAAAGAATCTCGGTTTTAGTCATTTGGAAATTATTAACGACTTTACCGCTGTATCGATGGCGATCCCGATGCTGAAAAAAGAGCATCTGATCCAGTTTGGCGGTGCAGAACCGGTAGAAGGTAAACCTATTGCGGTTTACGGTGCCGGAACAGGGCTTGGGGTTGCGCATTTGGTCCATGTCGATAAGCGTTGGGTAAGCTTGCCAGGCGAAGGCGGTCACGTTGATTTTGCGCCGAATAGTGAAGAAGAGGGCATTATCCTCGAAATACTGCGTGCAGAAATTGGTCATGTTTCGGCAGAGCGCGTGCTTTCTGGTCCTGGGCTGGTGAATTTGTATCGCGCGATTGTGAAAGCCGACAATCGTCTGCCAGAAAATCTCAAGCCAAAAGATATTACTGAACGCGCGCTGGCTGACAGCTGCACCGATTGTCGCCGCGCGTTGTCGCTATTTTGTGTGATTATGGGTCGTTTTGGCGGCAACCTTGCATTGACGCTGGGAACTTTCGGTGGGGTTTATATTGCAGGTGGCATCGTGCCACGCTTCCTTGAGTTCTTCAAAGCCTCCGGTTTCCGTGCCGCATTTGAAGATAAAGGGCGCTTTAAAGAATATGTCCATGATATTCCGGTGTATCTCATCGTCCATGACAATCCGGGCCTTCTCGGTTCCGGCGCACATTTACGCCAGACCTTAGGCCACATTCTGTAA
- the gltX gene encoding glutamate--tRNA ligase: protein MKIKTRFAPSPTGYLHVGGARTALYSWLFARNHGGEFVLRIEDTDLERSTPEAIEAIMDGMNWLSLEWDEGPYFQTKRFDRYNAVIDQMLEEGTAYKCYCSKERLEALREEQMAKGEKPRYDGRCRHSHEHHADDEPCVVRFANPQEGSVVFDDQIRGPIEFSNQELDDLIIRRTDGSPTYNFCVVVDDWDMEITHVIRGEDHINNTPRQINILKALKAPVPVYAHVSMINGDDGKKLSKRHGAVSVMQYRDDGYLPEALLNYLVRLGWSHGDQEIFTREEMIKYFTLNAVSKSASAFNTDKLLWLNHHYINALPPEYVATHLQWHIEQENIDTRNGPQLADLVKLLGERCKTLKEMAQSCRYFYEDFAEFDADAAKKHLRPVARQPLEVVRDKLTAITDWTAENVHHAIQATADELEVGMGKVGMPLRVAVTGAGQSPALDVTVHAIGKTRSIERINKALAFIAERENQQ, encoded by the coding sequence ATGAAAATCAAAACTCGCTTCGCGCCAAGCCCAACAGGCTATCTGCACGTTGGCGGCGCGCGTACTGCTCTTTACTCCTGGCTTTTTGCACGTAACCACGGCGGTGAGTTCGTGCTGCGTATTGAAGACACCGATCTTGAGCGTTCCACGCCGGAAGCTATCGAAGCCATTATGGATGGTATGAACTGGCTGAGCCTGGAGTGGGATGAAGGTCCGTACTTCCAGACCAAACGTTTTGATCGCTACAACGCGGTGATCGATCAGATGCTGGAAGAGGGCACTGCCTATAAATGCTACTGCTCCAAAGAGCGTCTGGAAGCGCTGCGTGAAGAGCAAATGGCAAAAGGTGAGAAACCACGTTATGACGGCCGTTGCCGCCACAGCCATGAGCATCACGCTGATGATGAACCGTGCGTCGTACGTTTTGCTAACCCACAGGAAGGTTCCGTTGTTTTTGACGATCAGATCCGTGGTCCGATCGAGTTCAGCAACCAGGAACTGGATGATCTGATTATCCGCCGTACCGATGGTTCCCCAACCTATAACTTCTGTGTGGTTGTTGATGACTGGGATATGGAAATCACCCACGTAATCCGTGGTGAAGACCATATCAACAACACACCGCGCCAGATCAATATTCTGAAAGCGCTGAAAGCGCCGGTACCGGTTTACGCGCACGTTTCTATGATCAATGGCGATGACGGTAAAAAACTGTCCAAACGTCACGGGGCGGTCAGCGTCATGCAGTACCGTGATGACGGTTATTTGCCAGAAGCACTGCTGAACTATCTGGTGCGTCTGGGCTGGTCCCACGGCGATCAGGAAATCTTCACTCGTGAAGAGATGATCAAATACTTCACTTTGAATGCCGTCAGCAAATCTGCCAGTGCGTTCAACACCGACAAGCTGCTGTGGCTGAACCATCACTACATTAACGCGCTGCCGCCGGAGTATGTTGCTACTCACTTACAGTGGCACATTGAGCAGGAAAATATCGATACCCGTAACGGCCCGCAACTGGCTGATCTGGTGAAACTGCTGGGCGAACGCTGCAAGACGCTGAAAGAGATGGCACAGAGCTGCCGTTATTTCTACGAAGATTTTGCTGAGTTCGATGCCGACGCCGCGAAAAAACATCTGCGCCCGGTAGCGCGTCAGCCGCTGGAAGTGGTTCGTGACAAACTGACTGCGATTACTGACTGGACCGCTGAAAACGTTCACCACGCTATTCAGGCGACGGCGGATGAGCTGGAAGTGGGTATGGGTAAAGTTGGTATGCCGCTGCGTGTCGCTGTTACCGGTGCGGGGCAGTCTCCGGCGCTGGACGTTACCGTTCACGCAATCGGTAAGACCCGCAGTATCGAGCGTATCAACAAAGCGCTGGCTTTTATTGCGGAACGCGAAAACCAGCAGTAA
- a CDS encoding PTS fructose transporter subunit IIB, giving the protein MSKKLIALCACPMGLAHTFMAAQALEEAAVEAGYEVKIETQGADGIQNRLTAQDIAEATIIIHSVAVTPEDNERFESRDVYEITLQDAIKNAAGIIKEIEEMIASEQQ; this is encoded by the coding sequence ATGAGTAAGAAACTGATTGCCTTATGTGCCTGCCCAATGGGCCTGGCTCACACCTTTATGGCCGCTCAGGCGCTGGAAGAAGCGGCGGTAGAAGCCGGTTATGAAGTGAAAATTGAAACCCAGGGTGCGGACGGCATCCAGAATCGTCTGACCGCGCAGGATATCGCCGAAGCGACCATCATCATCCACTCCGTGGCGGTTACCCCGGAAGATAACGAACGTTTCGAATCACGCGACGTTTATGAAATCACTTTGCAGGACGCAATTAAAAACGCTGCGGGCATCATCAAAGAAATCGAAGAGATGATTGCCTCTGAACAACAGTAA
- a CDS encoding Nramp family divalent metal transporter, whose translation MTNYRVESSSGRAARKMRLALMGPAFIAAIGYIDPGNFATNIQAGASFGYQLLWVVVWANLMAMLIQILSAKLGIATGKNLAEQIRDHYPRPVVWFYWVQAEIIAMATDLAEFIGAAIGFKLILGVSLLQGAVLTGIATFLILMLQRRGQKPLEKVIGGLLLFVAAAYIVELIFSQPNLAQLGKGMVIPSLPTSEAVFLAAGVLGATIMPHVIYLHSSLTQHLHGGSRQQRYSATKWDVAIAMTIAGFVNLAMMATAAAAFHFSGHTGVADLDEAYLTLQPLLSHAAATVFGLSLVAAGLSSTVVGTLAGQVVMQGFIRFHIPLWVRRTVTMLPSFIVILMGLDPTRILVMSQVLLSFGIALALVPLLIFTSDSKLMGDLVNSKRVKQTGWVIVVLVVALNIWLLVGTALGL comes from the coding sequence ATGACTAACTATCGCGTTGAGAGTAGCAGCGGACGGGCGGCGCGCAAGATGAGGCTCGCATTAATGGGACCTGCGTTCATTGCGGCGATTGGTTATATCGATCCTGGTAACTTTGCGACCAATATTCAGGCCGGGGCCAGCTTCGGCTATCAGCTACTGTGGGTTGTCGTTTGGGCCAACCTGATGGCGATGCTGATTCAGATACTGTCTGCCAAACTGGGGATTGCCACCGGTAAAAACCTGGCGGAGCAGATTCGCGATCACTATCCGCGTCCCGTAGTGTGGTTCTATTGGGTTCAGGCAGAAATCATTGCGATGGCAACCGACCTGGCGGAATTTATTGGTGCGGCGATCGGTTTTAAACTCATTCTGGGTGTTTCGCTGTTGCAGGGCGCGGTGCTGACGGGGATCGCGACTTTCCTGATTTTAATGCTGCAACGTCGAGGGCAAAAACCGCTGGAGAAAGTAATTGGCGGGTTACTGCTGTTTGTTGCTGCGGCTTACATTGTCGAATTGATTTTCTCCCAGCCTAACCTGGCGCAACTGGGTAAAGGAATGGTAATCCCGAGTTTACCCACCTCGGAGGCAGTCTTCCTGGCGGCAGGTGTGTTGGGGGCGACGATTATGCCGCACGTGATTTATTTACACTCTTCGCTGACTCAGCATTTACATGGTGGTTCGCGTCAACAACGTTATTCTGCCACCAAATGGGATGTGGCTATCGCTATGACTATTGCCGGTTTTGTCAATCTGGCGATGATGGCTACGGCTGCGGCGGCGTTCCACTTTTCCGGTCATACTGGCGTTGCCGATCTTGATGAGGCTTATCTGACGCTGCAACCGTTGTTAAGCCATGCTGCGGCAACGGTTTTTGGTTTAAGTCTGGTGGCTGCGGGGCTTTCGTCGACGGTGGTGGGGACACTGGCCGGGCAGGTGGTGATGCAGGGCTTCATTCGCTTTCATATCCCGCTGTGGGTGCGTCGTACAGTCACCATGCTGCCGTCATTTATTGTCATTCTGATGGGATTAGATCCGACACGGATTCTGGTTATGAGTCAGGTGCTGTTAAGTTTTGGTATCGCTCTGGCGCTGGTTCCACTACTGATTTTTACCAGTGACAGTAAGCTGATGGGCGATCTGGTGAACAGCAAACGCGTAAAACAGACAGGCTGGGTGATTGTGGTGCTGGTAGTGGCACTGAATATCTGGTTGTTAGTGGGAACGGCACTGGGATTGTAG
- a CDS encoding ion channel protein translates to MLHPRARTMLLLSLPAVAIGIASSLILIVVMKIASVLQTLLWQRLPGTLGIAQDSPFWIIAILTLTGIAVGLVIRFSQGHAGPDPACEPLIGAPVPPSALPGLIVALILGLAGGVSLGPEHPIMTVNIALAVAIGARLLPRVNRMEWTILASAGTIGALFGTPVAAALIFSQTLNGSSEVPLWDRLFAPLMAAAAGALTTGLFFHPHFSLPIAHYGQMEMTDILSGAIVAAIAIAAGMVAVWCLPRLHAMMHQIKNPVLMLGVGGFILGILGVIAGPVSLFKGLDEMQQMVANQAFSTSDYFLLAVIKLAALVVAAASGFRGGRIFPAVFVGVALGLMLHEHVPAVPAAITVSCAILGIVLVVTRDGWLSLFMAAAVVPNTTLLPLLCIVMLPAWLLLAGKPIMMVNRPKQQPPHDNV, encoded by the coding sequence ATGCTCCATCCGCGAGCCAGAACCATGTTGTTATTATCGCTCCCCGCCGTGGCAATTGGGATTGCGTCCAGTCTTATTCTGATTGTGGTGATGAAAATCGCCTCGGTATTACAGACTCTGCTCTGGCAACGACTGCCGGGAACTCTGGGAATAGCCCAGGATTCACCTTTCTGGATCATCGCCATATTAACGCTAACGGGTATTGCGGTGGGGTTGGTTATCCGTTTCAGCCAGGGGCATGCCGGGCCAGACCCCGCTTGTGAACCACTGATCGGCGCACCGGTTCCGCCCTCTGCGCTACCAGGACTTATCGTAGCATTAATTCTCGGTCTTGCTGGCGGCGTCAGCCTGGGGCCAGAACATCCGATCATGACCGTCAATATCGCCCTTGCGGTTGCGATAGGTGCTCGTCTGTTACCGCGCGTCAACCGGATGGAGTGGACTATTTTAGCCTCTGCCGGAACTATCGGCGCGCTGTTTGGCACACCTGTTGCGGCGGCGTTGATATTTTCGCAAACCTTAAATGGCAGTAGTGAAGTCCCGCTATGGGATCGTCTCTTTGCGCCGTTAATGGCGGCGGCGGCTGGTGCGCTAACCACCGGATTGTTTTTCCATCCTCATTTTTCGCTGCCCATTGCGCATTATGGGCAGATGGAGATGACCGATATTCTCAGCGGTGCAATTGTGGCGGCGATTGCCATCGCAGCAGGGATGGTTGCCGTATGGTGTCTGCCACGGTTGCACGCGATGATGCATCAGATTAAAAATCCGGTGCTAATGCTGGGAGTGGGCGGATTTATTCTCGGTATTCTGGGAGTTATTGCTGGACCGGTTTCGCTATTTAAAGGGCTGGATGAGATGCAGCAGATGGTGGCAAATCAGGCTTTCAGCACCAGCGATTACTTTTTGCTGGCCGTGATTAAACTTGCCGCTCTCGTGGTTGCTGCCGCCAGCGGCTTTCGCGGTGGGCGAATATTCCCGGCAGTGTTTGTCGGCGTGGCATTAGGATTGATGCTGCATGAGCACGTTCCCGCTGTCCCGGCGGCAATAACCGTTTCCTGCGCTATTCTCGGCATCGTGCTGGTGGTAACACGCGATGGCTGGTTAAGTCTATTTATGGCTGCGGCTGTTGTCCCTAACACCACATTGCTACCGCTGCTCTGTATCGTCATGCTTCCTGCATGGCTGTTATTAGCCGGTAAGCCGATAATGATGGTGAATCGTCCAAAGCAACAGCCCCCCCACGATAACGTTTAG
- a CDS encoding YfeC-like transcriptional regulator has translation MFKERMTPEELANLTGFSRQTINKWVRKEGWTTSPKPGVQGGKARLVHVNEQVREYIRNAERTEGATLFTSHAGDTSLETLLITLVKEMTPVEQKRVTSLLLREGITGLLQRLGIRDSK, from the coding sequence ATGTTCAAGGAACGGATGACACCAGAAGAACTTGCTAATCTGACCGGCTTCAGTCGGCAGACTATCAATAAATGGGTAAGGAAAGAGGGCTGGACCACTTCGCCAAAGCCTGGTGTGCAAGGAGGAAAAGCACGCCTGGTACATGTCAATGAACAGGTTCGTGAATATATCCGTAATGCTGAACGTACGGAAGGTGCAACTCTTTTTACCAGCCATGCTGGCGATACTTCACTTGAGACACTTTTGATCACATTAGTGAAAGAGATGACGCCTGTAGAACAGAAACGAGTCACGTCACTACTTCTGCGCGAAGGCATCACCGGATTGTTACAACGCTTAGGGATACGCGACAGCAAATAA